The sequence CTTAATTATCTAATTATAGAAAGAATAATTCTGGTCCTAGTGTTTCCAATCACGCCGTACGCCACAAAGTCGATGTACAACTTGCAAACCAGAATGCACAACTCGTGGAAGAAGCTCCTCCTCCTCTGCACCCCATTTTCGTGCACGTCTTCTGCATCACAACAACTCATCACTACCACACCATTTGCATGAATTTTGAGCTCAAACTTTAAATTCCACTCGGATTTGACAAATTCATTCGGTATACAGACTCACATACGTATACCTTTTGATTTTGATCCAACTCTAGTGAGCTAATTATGGAGTTGGTCTGCTCAAATTGTGCACACATTTCATCATCGTTGCTGCCGCCGGCGATTGGTTATTCAAAGAGCCAGCTGAATTATGTGAAGTTGAACCGGAAGTCTTCATCGTCTAAAGATAGAAGCAGAAGGCGGGCGGCCGTTCGAGCTCAGAAGAGCGATTCGTTGGTACAAGTCGATAAGCTCCTCGGCACAAGCAGTAACAGCGCGCAGGACCAGCTCGATATTGAACGTGGTGTTTGTGTTCCCTTCCGGAAGTACACACCTCAATCAGTGCgtagttatttttttctttatttttttaatatatgacTGTAgatttctcttttccttttgtGGTTTGTATGTGTCTATCTTGGAGGCATATGCGTTGGGGAATGAATGTATGTGATCAAACATGCATAAGCTGTAGCTATATGGTTTGTAGCCATGCCTTGATACTTGGAACTGTTGGTGTAAGATCATGTGTTGTTTGATTTAAAATACTGGAGGTGAGCAGCGGGGTTTGAGTACATATCTACTTCGAAAATCATTAAGAAATCTTTTTGAATGAATTGCTATTTATAGAAGTGTTGGTTTTATTAAAAgggtttgtgtttgtgtttgttaGAAGTGCTACTGATTATTTAGGTGTATTGTGCTTTGGAAGAGCAAAACTAGATGTTAGGCAGTTCAAGCAATTTGTCTTGGCTTTTCCTGTATTGAATATGGGGGTTTCCATCACTGCTGTTGTTATACTTCTTTATCTATTGTTTCTTTTTCGTAAATTAAATTGGTTCTTGTGTAGGTGAGGAACAAAGTACTGGAGTCAAGAGGTGCAATATTATCATTAATTGGTCGAGGAGTTGAAATAGTGTGGAATTTGGGCTTCTATTGGTCTACCTTGTGGTATGATTTTCTTGTTGGTCGAGATGAAGAAGTTGTTCCTTTCCGTGCCCGCCAACTGAGGAATCTCCTGTGTGACTTGGGCCCTTCTTTCATCAAAGCTGGGCAGGTGTTTCTTTTTCTCTAGGCTagattcttttctttttatgcaGAATATAATCATAATTCATACCATAGTGTATAAGAAAACTGTTAAAAGTTTTTCTGTGATCTATGAGTAAAAATTTACTTATGATGATTCCGAAAAACACATTCCTTTTTGCAATTCAATGACCTTACAACCTTTCTTATAAATAAATTCTCTGACTTGAATCCAGCTATCTTGGATTGATATGATTTAAAAAAAGTTTTTGATCTTTTCATTTGACATTCATTTTCTCTGTttctttgttaaaaaaaaaggtGCTTGCTAATAGGCCTGATATTATTAGAGAGGATTACATGAATGAACTATGCATCCTTCAAGATGATGTTCCCCCTTTTCCTAATCAGGTACTTAATGTCCTTTTCGTGATGAATACTTTCATATTATTTTTCGTTGAGCAACCCATCATCAGGGCATTGGTAGGTAGCTTTTGACATTATAGAGGAGGAGCTAGGTCAACCTCTTGAGGCGGTTTTCAGCAAAATTTCGTCACAGACAATTGCAGCGGCTAGCTTGGGCCAAGTTTATCGAGCCACTCTCCGATCATCTGGAGAGGATGTTGCTATTAAGGTTTCAAGTGATTTTCATTTCTCTGCTTCTATGTTTTATATTACATGTAGTTGGTTCTACGTCTTCTGTTGGTGTTATGGAGTAATACGTCCTGATATATTTTCTTAGCACACTTATGCTTCGATgctaaaaaaatacacaaaatttGGATTGGTTAATGATGTAATTCAGGAAACTTCTTCAAGCACCTAAATGTCATTCTTGTACCTGGAGTTACTTGTTGAGAATAAGCGGAGATGACGATCAAGTCTATCAGCCAATCTAGAAGCTTCCCCTTGATCTTTTCCTTTTCTTGTATAAATATGTGATGAATTTTAGTCAAGTGACTAAAGTTATGTGACTTACTTGTGCTTGGTTACTGAAGGAAATATTAAGGCATGGTGAAAAATGAGTTTTTATGTAAGTCTGTGTGATCTGCCATcctttttaagttttaattaatttgctCAGACAATCTGTTCTAGAATTTAACTAGGGCATCCCCTTTCTTTGCTTATCACTTGAAAAACATTGTTCTGGTTGCTATTTGTTCTTCTTTGGTAAATCTATTCTCCTCACTTTTTTGGTAATGCTTTCTCATGCTCAAACTCATAAAAATCAATTTGTTCTTGGCTCTTGTAGGTGCAAAGGCCTGAGATAGAGCCCATCATTTATAGAGATCTTTTCCTTTTTCGTACTCTAGCATCATTCCTGAACGGCATCAGCCTGCAAAAACTGGGTTGTAATGCAGAGCTTATAGTTGATGAATTTGGTGAGAAGCTGTTGGAGGAGCTTGATTATACCTTGGTATGATTATCTACTCTTACCTTCATAGTGACATagtccccccccccctctctctctctctctctctctcgcacaCGCACATTTGCATCTCTGCATGTGTATCCAAATCTCTGCCTACATCTCCAATGTTGTAAATATGTCATTCACACATATCTGCCGGAAGTTTAATGTGATATATTCAAACTTTTTCATGACAGAATTGTTGTAGCAACTTTTATGCCTTGCAGATAAATTCTAATGCTTCGTTTTGGCATATATTTTGGCACGCTTCTTATTCCTAGCTCTTATTTTTTCCTTCTATAATTGCCCCCATCTTGCTTATTATCTGGAAGGTAGTTCTCAATTGTAATGCATTCATATCATATGGATAAACAGTTATCATGAGACATCTTCTGCAATTTTTCTTAGGAAGCCCGTAATATTGAGGATTTCCTTGAGAACTTTAAGGATGACCCTACAGTTAAAATTCCTGGTGTTTATAAGCAACTTTGTGGTCCACGCGTGTTGGTCATGGAGTGGATTGATGGAATCCGATGCACAGACCCCCAGGTACTAAAATCAATCAGATATCAAAACTCAGAAGTAGGCTTTTGGCATGTGTCTTTAACCATGAAACTTCTTTGAGACAGGCTATCAAGGATGAAGGAATTGATGTAAATGGGTTTTCTGACTGTTGGAGTGAGTGCTGCACTGCGGCAGTTGTTAGAGTTCGGTCTATTTCACGGAGATCCACACCCAGGAAATATCTTTGCCATGCGCGATGGACGAATTGCTTATGTTGACTTTGGAAATGTGGCTGTCCTCAGTCAGGTGATAATAGTTTAGCAATATTGAATATCTAATTTGATGCTGTAgagaataaagatataaaacatattgaagaagaagaagtaggaAGGTGTATTTATATTGGAGATAAGAGTACATATTTATATGTAAGAGAACTATCACAACTAGGAACACTAAACCAATGTGGGATACTTATTACTATTCataacactccccctcaagctGGAGCATATATGTTAATCATATCCAGCTTGATACACAACTCAGAGAAACGCTTGCCTCCCAACGGTTTAGTGAAGATATCAGCAATTTGATCTGACGAAGAAGTGAACGGAGTAGAAATAGTTTGGTTCAATACACACTCACGAATGAAATGGCAGTCAACCTCAATATGTTTAGTCCGTTCATGAAAAACTGGATTGTTAGCAATGTAAATAGCTGCTTGGTTATCACAGTGCATGGGTAACGGTTCATTGAAAGTGAATCCTAATTCCCCAAGCAGATTCTTCACACCAATCATCTCAGTTGCAGTATGAGCCATAGCTCTATACTCAGCCTCGGCTGAAGATCTAGCAACTGTTTGTTGTTTCTTGCTCCTCCAAGTTATCAAATTTCCACCCAAGTAAGTACAGTATCCAGATGTCGATTTCCGATCAATTTTAGAGCCAGCATAATCAGCATCAGAGTACCCTTCAATTTTTAGatgaccattttttttaaagaacaaTCCTTTTCCCGGAGATTTCTTGATATATCGAAGAATTCGAATAGCAGCTTCCCAATGAACTTGTTTAGGCTTATCCAAGAAACGACTAACCAAACCAACCGCAAAAGAAATATCAGGCCGTGTCACTGTCAAGTAGATAAGTTTCCCAACAAGACGTCTGTACTTAGCTTTGTCCTCCAAGAAATCTTCACTCTCATCCCAGACATTCGGGTCAATATCCATAGGAGTATCAACCGGCTTCGTTCCCAACAACCCGGTTTCTTTAAGTAAATCAGTAGCATACTTCTGCTGAGACAGAGAAATTCCATACTTGCTGTGAGCAATTTCAATTCCCAAGAAGTACTTGGGACGTCCCAAATCCTTAATAACGAATTGTTCTTGCAAGTATGTCTTTGTATCAGCAATTCCTTGTACATCACTCCCAGATATAAGGATGTCATCGACATAGACAACGAGAATGACAATTCCAGAGGCTTGATGGCGCACAAAAACAGAGTGGTCAGACTTGCATTGCTTAAACCCAATTTTGCTGAGAACACTACTAAACTTGTCAAACCATGCCTTCGGACTTTGCTTAAGACCATAAATAGCCTTCTTAAGACAACACACCTTAGTAGAATCCTCCCCCTGAGCAACATACCCGGGAGGTTGCTCCATATAAACAGTTGGAGATATATCGCCATAGAGAAAAGCATTCTTCACATCAAGCTGATACATAGGCCAAGAAAGATTAACAGCCAAGGAGAACAAGATGCGAATGGAGTTCAAGCGAGCGGTGGGAGAGAATGTCTCAAAGTAATCCACACCATAAGTCTGTGTAAAACCTTTTGCTACAAGGCGGGCTTTGTACCGATCAATGGTACCATCAGCAAGAAACTTGATAGTGAACACCCAACGACAAGAAACAATAACAGCAGAAACAGGAGCAGTTGCTAGAACCCAAGTGCCACGAGATAAAAGGGCACACATCTCCTCATCCATAGCAGCCTTCCAATGCGGATGTTTGAGTGCCTCAAGGTAAGAAGTTGGAATAACTGTAGAGAAAAGGGAAAGAGCAAAAGACCGAAAAGAAAGACTCAAACAGGCAAAAGAGACATAGTTAGACATTGGATGGCGAGTGGTACAAGTACGTTTACCTTTGCGTATAGCGATAGGTAAGTCATCTGTGTTAGCAGGTTGGTCATCCTCAGAATCTGCAGAAGAAGATAACTCGGGTGGAGAACATGAGGCCGGTTCAGCAACAGTCTCTGGAACTGGTGCGGGACGAGGACGACGGGTATACACTTGTAAGGGTTGAGTAGGAGGAGAAACTATCGCCGGTATAGGCAAAGGAGCAGAATGTAACTTATTTTGAGAAGTAGTGCTAGTATGAGGAAAAAATGGAAGAGATTCAAAGAAGGTGACATCGGCACAGACATAGTGACGTTTGGTAAGAGGGTCAAGACATCTATACCCTTTCTGTGTTCTAGAATACCCGAGAAAAATACACTTAATAGAACGAGGAGATAACTTATCTAACCCAGGACTTAGATCAtgaacaaaacaaacacacccaAAAATGCGAGGAGGGACAGGGTAAAGAGGTTTGTCAGGATGAAGATACGAAAAAGGAATATCTCCATGAAGCACACTAGAAGGCATTCTATTAATGAGAAAACATGCCGTAAGAACAGCATCACCCCCATAACCACTTAGGAACCCGCATATGAGACATAAGAGTACGAGCAACATCCAAAATATGACGGTGTTTtcgttctgcaactccattttgttgggaaGTATGTGAGCAGGAAGTTTGATGAATTATGCCACGAGAATCACAAAAAGATGAAATAGATTTTTGAGTGAATTCAAGAGCATTATCAGTGCGAAGAATACGCAAATCGACAGAATAttgagtttttatttcatgataaaaagaGTTTAGTATAGCAGGGACTCCAGTTCTCTGTTTGAGCAAATACACCCATGTCATACGCGAATAATCATCAACCAAGACCATAAAATATCTGAAACCCCCTCTAGACTCAACTCGACTCTGACCCCAAACATCACAATGAACAAGCTCAAAAGCAAAAGAACTACGTTTATCAATTCTAAAAGGAAAAGATGTGCGATGGTGCTTGCCCAACTCACAAGACTCACATTGAAATTCAACAGACGAAGTAGGAATTAAACTGCGAAGACTAGACGGCGACGGATGACCAAGGCGACAATGCCACTGATATGGAGTCACGGTGGCAGAGAGAGCACGCGAAGGTGCAGGAATACCAGAATCCAAGTAGTAAACCCCGTCACGCTCATGTCCTCCACCAATCGTCTTCTTCGTCTGCAGGTCCTGAAAGGTAACAAAGGTAGGAAAAAAAGTGACAGAGCAATTGTGAGTTTTGGTAAGTTGACTAACCGATAATAAGCTAACGGGAAATTTAGAAGCAAACATGACATTGTTAAGAGTTAATTGAGGAGTAGGACGGACAACACCACTCCCCGTCACCGAAGAATAGGTGCCATCAGCGACACGGACAGAAGGTAAGGATGAATGAGTAAAAGATGTCAAAAGAGATTTAGTACCAGTGATATGGACAGAGGCACCAGAATCTACCAACCAGACTTACC comes from Salvia miltiorrhiza cultivar Shanhuang (shh) chromosome 3, IMPLAD_Smil_shh, whole genome shotgun sequence and encodes:
- the LOC131014971 gene encoding LOW QUALITY PROTEIN: protein ACTIVITY OF BC1 COMPLEX KINASE 1, chloroplastic-like (The sequence of the model RefSeq protein was modified relative to this genomic sequence to represent the inferred CDS: inserted 1 base in 1 codon; deleted 2 bases in 2 codons) — protein: MELVCSNCAHISSSLLPPAIGYSKSQLNYVKLNRKSSSSKDRSRRRAAVRAQKSDSLVQVDKLLGTSSNSAQDQLDIERGVCVPFRKYTPQSVRNKVLESRGAILSLIGRGVEIVWNLGFYWSTLWYDFLVGRDEEVVPFRARQLRNLLCDLGPSFIKAGQVLANRPDIIREDYMNELCILQDDVPPFPNQVAFDIIEEELGQPLEAVFSKISSQTIAAASLGQVYRATLRSSGEDVAIKVQRPEIEPIIYRDLFLFRTLASFLNGISLQKLGCNAELIVDEFGEKLLEELDYTLEARNIEDFLENFKDDPTVKIPGVYKQLCGPRVLVMEWIDGIRCTDPQAIKDEGIDVNGFLTVGVSAALRQLLEFGLFHGDPHPGNIFAMRDGRIAYVDFGNVAVLSQTNKQILIDAVVHAVNEDYAEMANDFXRLGFLASGTDVSPIVPALEAIWQNSVGKGCSDFNFRSVTGKFNQLVYNYPIRIPERFSLVIRSLLTQEGICFTLQRDFKFLEVAYPYVAKRLLTDPNPALRERLIQVLFKDGVFQWKRLENLIVLAKENVAKMSSNPAFTQRSRQQQVEKKLDLTDTIKDGTRLFLLDEGIRRQLLLALTEDSKLHIQELVDVYRLLEDQIDVPSVALQVAQDLPSVARDVMLSWSASVLSDR